From Ignavibacterium sp.:
CCTGATTTGCCACATTAACATCTTTGCCAAGCTGAAACTCAATAATTATAATTGAAGCACCATCCAATGAGTATGATTCTATTCTTTCAATCTGACTTATTGTTGATATAGCATCTTCAATTCTCTTTGTAATTAATGTTTCGATTTCTTTTGGTCCTGCTCCGGGATAAACGGTTTGTATTGTAACAAAGGGAATTTCCACATCAGGTTGAAGATTAAGGTTTAATCTGTTGTAAGCAATTAAACCGAAAATAAGAAAGATTAGTATTCCAACTGTTGTTAGAACAGGACGATTAATTGATATTTTTGCAAGAAACATTTTTCAATTCCTTTTTATTGAATCACATTTACTTTTGAGCCATCTTCAAGTTGAGATGCTCCTTTAACTACCAGCATATCACCGACCTGCAAGCCACCGGATACTTCATAAAACAAACCGCTTTCATTTCCGTTTGTTATATATCTTTTAACAGCTTTGTCGTTCTGAACAACGAAAACATAAGCTCCATTTTCATCGTGGTTAACCAGATTTCTCTGAATAATAATTGCATTTGGTTTTTCATAAGTAAGTATTCTTATTTCATTTGTAACGCCACTTTTAATTATTCCTTTCGGATTATCAAATTCAACCTCAACAAAGAATGCTTGTTTTGCAGGATCCATTGCCAAAGAAATTTCAACTACCTTTCCAACAAACTGCTGTCCATTGTATTCAGTGATTGCTTTCATTCCTTTTTTGAACTGGGAAATTTCTTTTTCAGAAACCCAGATTTTGCTTCTCATCTTATTTGTTTGAGAAACGGTGAAAAGAGGCACATCACCTTTCACATTATCGCCGGGATTAACTTTCATATCAACAAGAATTCCATCAAAAGGTGCTTCGATAAAAAGCATTTGTCGTACAGATTCATAATTTCTTTTTGCAACAAGATATTGTGTTTCGATTGCATCATAATTTGCCTGAGATGTTTCTCCCGCTGCAAGCAATGCTTTAACACGCTCGTAATTCTTTTTCAGATTTTCATAAGCTGATTTTGCCTGTTCATACTGAACGCCCGGATTGTAAACATCGAACTCAACAATTACCTGTTTCTCACGAACATAATCACCCACCGAGGCGTTAATTCTTTCAATCTTTCCACCAACTATTGAACCTTTGGTCGCTT
This genomic window contains:
- a CDS encoding efflux RND transporter periplasmic adaptor subunit, with the translated sequence MKSIIQNTALIFFITIVSLLIVSCGDDKPESKSMDEIRKEEGVPVRVEEVKYQPFTKYLTFFSKLTGIKEATKGSIVGGKIERINASVGDYVREKQVIVEFDVYNPGVQYEQAKSAYENLKKNYERVKALLAAGETSQANYDAIETQYLVAKRNYESVRQMLFIEAPFDGILVDMKVNPGDNVKGDVPLFTVSQTNKMRSKIWVSEKEISQFKKGMKAITEYNGQQFVGKVVEISLAMDPAKQAFFVEVEFDNPKGIIKSGVTNEIRILTYEKPNAIIIQRNLVNHDENGAYVFVVQNDKAVKRYITNGNESGLFYEVSGGLQVGDMLVVKGASQLEDGSKVNVIQ